In Gossypium arboreum isolate Shixiya-1 chromosome 5, ASM2569848v2, whole genome shotgun sequence, a single genomic region encodes these proteins:
- the LOC108451617 gene encoding uncharacterized protein LOC108451617 encodes MSLQELRDIWARSDEGTKQLFYQSYGDIAYLLDIKVDKHLFRVMAQFWNSAYNCFTFGEVDLVPTVEEYTTLLRCPKVLTHPDERRRVDIFALSIYRLVIFPKALRHVDEAVIDLFDRLEKGITHVPAILAETFRSLSMCRKAGEGRFIGCAQLLLVWFHGHFWKVNKVSYRAFSKSYSTLKEEAGMQRRYDILEEKWMEILQNRKEGDIEWRAFWMVPDEILYQFGNFDWVPLLRIWGATGYTPLLALRQYKSRQFIPTTYGLAQCEFPYKGDHYKKKVREISNAWKKTYWMKRLAVGSMVTLEYNKWFRERVNDNSPRSRSKGTQPMEEQLQVAPSELEIIRQDFEKKSSELRKRIEQLEGEKMNLRLDVDVQKSEAEKL; translated from the exons ATGAGTTTACAAGAGTTGAGAGATATATGGGCTCGTTCGGATGAGGGAACCAAACAGTTGTTTTATCAGAGCTATGGTGATATAGCCTACTTGCTCGATATTAAGGTGGACAAGCATCTGTTCCGAGTTATGGCCCAGttttggaattctgcttacaattgtttcacttttggagaaGTAGATTTGGTGCCTACCGTGGAGGAATATACTACCCTGCTGAGGTGTCCAAAA gtTTTAACACATCCGGATGAAAGGAGGAGGGTCGATATCTTTGCCTTAAGCATCTATAGATTGGTGATTTTTCCTAAGGCTTTAAGGCATGTGGATGAGGCAGTCATTGACTTATTCGATCGTCTTGAGAAGGGAATCACACATGTACCTGCAATACTGGCTGAGACGTTTAGATCCTTGAGCATGTGTCGGAAAGCAGGCGAAGgaagatttattggatgtgcacagctgTTGTTGGTGTGGTTTCATGGTCACTTTTGGAAGGTGAACAAGGTTTCTTACAGGGCCTTCTCTAAAAGTTACTCCACATTAAAAGAAGAGGCAGGTATGCAAAGGAGATATGATATCTTAGAGGAGAAGTGGATGGAAATTCTTCAAAACCGCAAGGAGGGGGATATAGAGTGGAGAGCTTtttggatggttcctgatgagatCCTGTATCAATTTGGGAACTTTGATTGGGTACCATTGTTAAGAATTTGGGGAGCTACTGGGTATACTCCTTTGCTTGCATTAAGGCAGTATAAATCGAGGCAGTTTATACCCACGACTTACGGGCTAGCTCAGTGTGAATTCCCATATAAAGGTGACCATTATAAGAAGAAGGTTCGGGAAATTTCTAATGCCTGGAAGAAAACTTATTGGATGAAGAGGTTGGCTGTTGGTTCCATGGTGACACTTGAATACAATAAATGGTTTAGGGAAAGGGTCAACGATAATAGTCCTAGATCAAGGTCAAAAGGTACCCAACCAATGGAGGAACAATTACAAGTTGCCCCGTCAGAGTTGGAGATCATAAGACAAGACTTCGAAAAGAAGAGTTCTGAGCTAAGGAAAAGGATTGAGCAGTTGGAAGGGGAAAAAATGAATTTGAGATTAGACGTAGATGTTCAGAAGTCAGAGGCTGAGAAGTTGTGA